The Sulfurimonas sp. genome includes the window TGATTCATCGTGTTCATAACCATCTGTTGACCATGAACCTACAACTGTAGCCTCTTGTTTAACAACTTCATCATATAAAGTTCCCATAGCATCTACAAAATTATCACAATATTCTTCTTGATCACCAAGACCAAAAAATGCAACAGTTTTTGAAGAGAAATCAGTTGCAGAAATATTAGAAAAGAAATCTTCCCAATCATCTTGAAGATCTCCTTCTCCCCATGTAGAAGTTCCCATAATTATAAACTTATATTGCTCCATTGCATTGTCTGTACAATCTGCTACATTATGTAGCTCTATTTGGGCTTCTGACATTTTATCTTTAATCAAAGAAGCTATATCTTGTGTATTTCCAGTTGAGCTAGCATAAAATACTCCTATTTTTGACATTGTTTAATCCTTTTATTTTTATTTCTATTACAAAATGTAAATGAATATGGAATCATCTTCAGTTGATTTGATGATTCTCCTTTAACCAGTATATGGCGCTTAAAATTATTTGTCTTTGGATAAACCAAATAGCATTTATCAATCTCCTCATTATTTAATTGTGCAAAACCATCATTTATATCTTTATATCTTTTATGTAGGTTTTTTGGGTCGATATGTTTCCATCTAGGGTATAGTCTTGTTCGTATTCCATCTTGGTCTATATGAATATATGGAGCATCAAGGGAAACAGTTTTATTTTTCTCTTGTTTAATACGACGATAAATAGTCTTCGTAAATATTTCGTTCAAATCAAGCATCATTTCAATTTCTTTGCCATTAAAGATTAGTTGAATTAAATCTGAGGCTGGATGTGCATAGTTAAAGAAGGCGTGAAAATCTGATTTACAGTGCGTATGTTTAGCAAAATATTTCATTTTAAGATTTTTACTATGTTTAAAGTAATTATTAAAAAGTATAGAATCATGAGCATAAATACGAACTATTTTTTGGCTTTTCTCAGGTTTTAGCTTGTTAATTTGAAAAAATGATTCTATTTTGTTATCAAACATAGAAAGAAGATTGTTTTCAAATAGAAGTGCTTTTTTAAGAGAAAATTGTGCTTCCTTACAAAGAAATTCATTTATCATAGTACAAAACATTTTTCGTTGGGATTGCTTGTCATTAACTTGATAAGTTTTTGGTAAAATCTCTTTAGTTTTATTTTTATACTGCGTAAAGCCTATTTTTCTCACAGCTAATCCTTAGTTGATAATTAATATCACAATTGTATGCTAATAAGTCTTAATAGTATATTAATAATCATTATCATAATAAATTAAGCTTCATTTTTGTATTATTTCTTTAAAAATGGAGTTTGGATGCATCTGAACAATAATATTATTACAACAATAATGGCTAATGGAGATTATGGAATTTGTTACGAGCCAATTATTTGCGTAGAAGATATGCAGATAATTGGCTACGAAGCCTTAAGTAGATTTAAATTTTTTGAAAGATTAGTATCTCCTGATGACTTTTTTAAAAGCATTCATAGTGATAAAGAACTTTTTTTTTATGTGGAAACAATTTTAAAAAAATTTCAGTTAGACAATAGACCATGTGATAAAAAGCTTTTTTTAAATTTAGATCCGGATGTAGCCATTGATTCTAATCATATAGCTTTTTGGGTTAAATTATTTAATACAAGTGAAAAAATTATTATAGAAATTATAGAAAATTCTGATGAAGAAAGTGCAGAAGATATTGAATATTTTATGGACTGGTTAGATGAGTATAATATTCATTATGCTTATGATGACTATGCAAAACCAAATAGTATGTTTTTTACTTCTCTCTTGCACAGAGCAGATACTATAAAATTAGATATAGATTTTCTAAGAACTATTAAAGAAAATAATGCTTACATAGAAATTGCGAAAGGTGTAGTTAATTATGCTAAATTAACACAAAAACATACAGTTTTAGAAGGGGTTGAAACTAAGTCAGATTTAGAGTTGGCAAAAGAAATAGGTGTAGATTTTGTTCAGGGTTATTTATTTAAACAAGAATTTATTACAGTATGGAAAAATTAGATTTAAAGTAAATTTTTTTAGGCTGAATAATTATTTTTTCTTATAGTTTAATAAATAATCATCAACCATTTTTAACTTCAAGCTTTTGCTTAATCCTCTGTGGATTTTAATGAGTATTTTCAATGGAGAAAAAGTTCCACCATCGAGAGTATTTGTTGTGTTTGGAATCTTGAAATTTATACTACCCCAATATGTCAAGACAACTTTTTCAAAAATCTAATTCCCTAAATACCTGTTACCCTATGCTACATTTTCACTAGATTTAGTGTAATTCTCATCATTGATTTTTAAACTATCATAATAAACATTCATAGGTTTTTTATATTTCAATGTCTCATGAAATCTTCTATGATTATAAAATTCTATATAATCCTTAACATCACTTTTGAGAATTGATACTCTCTCATATTCATTGAGGTATATTTTTTCAACTTTAGCACTTCTCCAGAACCTCTCAATACAAATATTATCTGTTGCTCTACCTTTACCATCCATAGAGATAATTATGTCATTATCTTTTAATGTTTGAGTGTGGATACAGCTTGTATATTGTGACCCTTGATCAGTATTAAATATCTCAGGCTTACCATAGAGTGCGAGTGCTTCATCTAGTACACCCATGACTAAATCTGTATCCATTGTGTTGGATATTCGCCAAGATAATATTGCTTTAGAATACCAATCAATTATGGCAGCCATATAGACCATACCACCTTTAATTTTAATATAGGTTATATCTGTTGACCATACTTGGTTTGCTCTTACGATATCTAATCCTCTTATTTTGTAAGAGTATTTATGATGTTGCTTGTCCGCCCAGCTTGTATTTGGTGGTCTTACAGCTAAAACAGCCTGTAAACCTAACTCTCTACGGTATGCCAGCACTGTGTTGGGACTGACACGAAAACCATCCTCTAGTAGTTGATGATACACTTTCATATAGCCATAGCTTGGTATCTCTTCAAATACTTTTTCTATATGTTTTTTAATATACTACCCCAATATGTCAAGACAACTTTTTCAAAAATCTAATTCCCTAAATACCTGTTACCCTATGCTACATTTTCACTAGATTTAGTGTAATTCTCATCATTTATTTTTAAACTATCATAATAAACATTCATAGGTTTTTTATATTTCAATGTCTCATGAAATCTTCTGTGATTATAAAATTCTATATAATCCTTAACATCACTTTTGAGAATTGATACTCTCTCATATTCATTGAGGTATATTTTTTCAACTTTAGCACTTCTCCAGAATCTCTCGATACAGATATTATCTGTTGCTCTTCCTTTACCATCCATAGAGATAATTATGTCATTATCTTTTAATGTTTGAGTGTGGATACAGCTTGTATATTGTGACCCTTGATCAGTATTAAATATCTCAGGCTTACCATAGAGTGCGAGTGCTTCATCTAGTACACCCATGACTAAATCTGTATCCATTGTGTTGGATATTCGCCAAGATAATATTGCTTTAGAATACCAATCAATTATGGCAGCCATATAGACCATACCACCTTTAATTTTAATATAGGTTATATCTGTTGACCATACTTGGTTTGCTCTTACGATATCTAATCCTCTTATTTTGTAAGAGTATTTATGATGTTGCTTGTCCGCCCAGCTTGTATTTGGTGGTCTTACAGCTAAAACAGCCTGTAAACCTAACTCTCTACGGTATGCCAGCACTGTGTTGGGACTGACACGAAAACCATCCTCTAGTAGTTGATGATACACTTTCATATAGCCATAGCTTGGTATCTCTTCAAATACTTTTTCTATATGTTTTTTAATTACATTTTTAGCAAGATTTACCATTGGTGCATAGAACAAATTACTTCTGTTATAGTTAATAAGATTACATTGTTTTACAACTGATAATGCCTTATTTTCATCTCTATCAATCAACTCCTTTTTATAGCTAGAGTCCAAGCTGCTTAACTTTCCCACCGCCCAGTCCTTCTCTACTGTTAGTTGACCTACAACCTTTGCATATTCATCAAGTTTAGCTTGTAATCTTACATTCTCTTCTTTGTACTCTTTAATTACTTTTGCAGGTTCCATCGCAACTTCTGCATTTTCCAAAAATATCTTCTTCCAATTTTGTAAGTTTTTTGGTGTGATATTATTTACACTTGCTATTTCATTTAGTGTCTTATCTTCTTTTAAAACTTCTAAAACTAACTTTGTCTTGAATTCTGCTGTATATGTTGTTCTTTTTCGACTCATAAGATTACCTTCTATTTTTATTGTTTAATTTTACTCTTTTAAGAATTAAACTTTAGAAATAGTTGTTTGATTTTCTTGGGGTAGTATATTTTTATATTTATTTCTTGTAAAAAGATATGAAAGATTAGCTCTTAAACTTCTATATGCAGCTCTAACTTTTTGATGAGTGTAATATGATTTACCAGTATCATTATTGATACTTTTTTCTTCTATAAAATTTTTATATGTTTCATACCATTCATCAAGCTTTTTAGTAAATTTTTTTTCATTAGTTTGAGTGAGTCGATACATGATTTTCTTCAAATCTTTTCCAGCTTGTAGTCTTGGTCTTTTAGTTATATATCTTCTCACAGTCTTTGCCTGATGGAAGTGACACATTTGTAGTGGAAAGTCTTTAAAAACCTTTTGTAAGCCTCTTTTGCCATCTATTGTGACTGATAGAACTGTATAGCCAAGCTCTAAAAGTTGATTGAGTAATAGTTTATAGTCAGCTGATAGTTCACTTTGAATATGTTTGGATAAAAGTATCTCTTTGGTAATGTCATCTTTAAAAACTAGCGTTCCAAGTTTATCTTTGCGTTTGCCATAAAAAGTAGCATCACAGATAAGAACTATCGCTCTAGGTTTATGATATTTTATATTTGGTTCATATTCAAATATTTGCTTCTGAACCCATCGAGAACTTTTCTTATATTCCTCTGCTAAATCACTTAGTGTTTGTCTCTTATAAATATACTTTTTAAAAATAATTTCTTGTAATTTATCTGGTCGTCTTTTTGATGAAAAATAACTATTACAACTTGAGCATTTATATCTCTGAATTCCACCTAATTTACCATTTTTTTTAGTCTTTTTTGATGTACAGTGTGGACAGATTTTTGCATTTTTTTACAGCTCATTGTAAATAAAACCTTTTTAACCATTACTATACAGTAGTTTCAAGCACTTTTCAGCCTAAAAAATTTTACTTTAAATCAAAAATTAAGGCTTTACTCTTTTGAAGATATTAGATAATAATTATCTTCTCCCAAAAATCTTCCCTTAAATGTTTCAAATACTTTTTTAATTGGTTTTTTAGAAGTTATTTCATAATATGCACGACTTTGTTTATAGTAAGTGGAACTATCTTTATAATAGTTGTCAAAGACTGTTGTGTTTAAGTTATTTTTTAATATATTTATAGACCTATTACTAAATATTATTCTGTCAGTAGTTTTTATCTTTGATATTATTTGCTCAATTGGTGATATATTTACTCGGTATGATAAAGTATATGTTAGATTAAAGCAGACAAGTATGTATAGCATTAGTTTTTGATTTTGTAAGATAGTGGATAAGAGTATATTTGCTATGAAAACAAGAGGAACTAAGTGTCTTGTATTATCTGGATTTTGTGCTAATAAAATCCATAATAAATATGAAAAAAAAAGAATGTATAAAAGTGAATATTTTTCTTTGTGTTTTAGAAAAAAGGTTTTAAAGAAAAAGATTAAAAAGGTAAAAGGAAAGTTTTCTATTATAAAAATTCTATTTAGCCATGACAATTCACTATATTGTCCTGTCCCCCAAATGCCAAAATGTCCTATAATAAATCTTTTTGCTTCGTAAAAATATAGCATCCCATTTGATAGATAAATGAAAATTAGAAATAAAATAGCTGTGAAGATATAAGGTATGAGAACATCTTTTATAGAATCTTTTTTATAAAAATATAAATATGCTAAACCAGCTAAATAGAAAATTAAATAAGATGGACGGGCAAAAAAAGCCACTGCTAATATAATTCCTGATAGTTTATACTTTTGTACTTCTAAAAGGTATAAGGATAAAAAGAAAAAGAATAATCCTACACTCTCACTTAACATACTTAAAGATATATTTAGTAAATATACTGAACTAATGCTTAGTAGAAAAGTAAAAAAAGCTACCTTTATATTTTTAATAGTTTTAACATATAAGAATAAAATTATAGGTAGTAAAATTCCTGCTCCAGCACTTAAGGCAAATAATGAATATTTATGATTATCAAAAAAAAAGTTTAAAGCTTTTCCTAAAATTATAATAGTTGGATAGCCAGGAAATTGCGGAGAAAAATCTACGACAGAAAAGTTTAAAATTCCATTTGCTAAAAATAGAGAGTCATCATTAAAGTATGATGGAGGATATGAGAATATAAATAGACCATAGATAAGAGTAACTATGGCTATTGAGATATTATAAAAACTGAATGACTTCAATTATAATTTTTTGATTTTTGATATAGTCATTTTTGTTTGCAGGTTTACTTCCAACACCAAAAAGTCCAGGATTTCCTATGGCCCTAATACAATTATTTATAGCGGACTCTAATCTTTTGTTAGTTTTATTATCTAAACTTACTGCTAAGAGATTATAAAACTTTTTAGCTTTTAGTACCATCACTTTTGCTACATTATAAGTTTTAATGTTTTGTAAACCACCGTCTATTCTTCTTTGTATTTCAGCGGCTAAGGATAGTTCAAGATACTTCATCGTCTTTTTTTTATCTTTATTTTGTATTGATATCTCTAAACCATTGTAGAGTGATGGAATAAATTCTTTTGTAAGATATTTATAATTTTTTTCATTTTCTTTAAATATCTTCAATGCTTCTTTGAAATTATCTTCATTCAGAGCTTTTGTTATTTGCTCTTTTGCATCTATTGTTGGCTCTTTTCCTGCTGCTGCATAAGAGTACGCTTGTAAATTAGTTATAGCAAAAAGCATAACCATTATTAGTATTGTTTTTTTCATTTTATTCTCCTATATTATTTGTTTCGATAACAATTTTTTCATTTCTGTGATTGTATATTTGTTCTTTTGTTATATTTTTACCTAATACTAAATCAGCTGCCATTAGTCCAGTTTCCATCGCAGTATCAAGAAAAATATATCTAAAAGTACCCTGTCTTCCTGCCATTATTAGGTTTTTGAATTTATTTAAATACTTTATGGTTTCATCTCTTTTTTTATTATAATTGATATCCATCATAGTATAAGCATGTTGTGTTGTAAAAGAAAAATAATCAATTATCTTATCTTCAACATCAAAATTTAGTTTTTTTAAATCTTTTTTTACTATCTCTAAAAGTTTCTCATCGTTCATTTTCCAAATTTCATCATCTTTATTGCATGGAATTTCAAGCATAATAGAACTTTCACCAGATGGAGCCATAAAAGGTGACCTTCTCTTTGGTTCTTGTATCCTTGTAGGAAGTAAGTTATAGTCACTTACATACTGCCAAGTATGAGGTGAAAAATCTTTAATACTAAGCCCTAAACATAAAAATCTTAAACTTCTAAACCCTAAACCTGAATTAAATCTAAGTTTAGTTGACATTTCATTTAGTGGCATTGTAGAGATGATTTTGTTTGCTTTGAAAGTATGATTAGTTGTTCGGATAGTATCTATATTATTATCCATAACTACAAAACTTAAGACTTCTTCATTTACAAATATTTTACCACCAAGTTTTTCAAACTCTTCTGCCATTTTAAGTGGTAGTTGACCAAAGCCATACTTTGGATATCTATAACTTTTTGCATAAGTTCTAGCAGTTTTTTTACTTTTTGCAAATAGTTTTTTAACTACATCTTTTAAATCTATCAATGATATTCTTTGTCCTGCCCAGTCGGCACTTAAAAGCTCTGGTTTGATTCCCCAAAGTTTTTTAGTATATGGAGCAAAAAAAT containing:
- a CDS encoding flavodoxin is translated as MSKIGVFYASSTGNTQDIASLIKDKMSEAQIELHNVADCTDNAMEQYKFIIMGTSTWGEGDLQDDWEDFFSNISATDFSSKTVAFFGLGDQEEYCDNFVDAMGTLYDEVVKQEATVVGSWSTDGYEHDESNAIRDGKFIGLALDEDNQSDLSDERVSTWVKQITPYFID
- a CDS encoding EAL domain-containing protein; this encodes MHLNNNIITTIMANGDYGICYEPIICVEDMQIIGYEALSRFKFFERLVSPDDFFKSIHSDKELFFYVETILKKFQLDNRPCDKKLFLNLDPDVAIDSNHIAFWVKLFNTSEKIIIEIIENSDEESAEDIEYFMDWLDEYNIHYAYDDYAKPNSMFFTSLLHRADTIKLDIDFLRTIKENNAYIEIAKGVVNYAKLTQKHTVLEGVETKSDLELAKEIGVDFVQGYLFKQEFITVWKN
- a CDS encoding IS3 family transposase: MKKHIEKVFEEIPSYGYMKVYHQLLEDGFRVSPNTVLAYRRELGLQAVLAVRPPNTSWADKQHHKYSYKIRGLDIVRANQVWSTDITYIKIKGGMVYMAAIIDWYSKAILSWRISNTMDTDLVMGVLDEALALYGKPEIFNTDQGSQYTSCIHTQTLKDNDIIISMDGKGRATDNICIERFWRSAKVEKIYLNEYERVSILKSDVKDYIEFYNHRRFHETLKYKKPMNVYYDSLKINDENYTKSSENVA
- a CDS encoding IS3 family transposase encodes the protein MSRKRTTYTAEFKTKLVLEVLKEDKTLNEIASVNNITPKNLQNWKKIFLENAEVAMEPAKVIKEYKEENVRLQAKLDEYAKVVGQLTVEKDWAVGKLSSLDSSYKKELIDRDENKALSVVKQCNLINYNRSNLFYAPMVNLAKNVIKKHIEKVFEEIPSYGYMKVYHQLLEDGFRVSPNTVLAYRRELGLQAVLAVRPPNTSWADKQHHKYSYKIRGLDIVRANQVWSTDITYIKIKGGMVYMAAIIDWYSKAILSWRISNTMDTDLVMGVLDEALALYGKPEIFNTDQGSQYTSCIHTQTLKDNDIIISMDGKGRATDNICIERFWRSAKVEKIYLNEYERVSILKSDVKDYIEFYNHRRFHETLKYKKPMNVYYDSLKINDENYTKSSENVA
- a CDS encoding IS256 family transposase, variant Zn-binding type; the protein is MCPHCTSKKTKKNGKLGGIQRYKCSSCNSYFSSKRRPDKLQEIIFKKYIYKRQTLSDLAEEYKKSSRWVQKQIFEYEPNIKYHKPRAIVLICDATFYGKRKDKLGTLVFKDDITKEILLSKHIQSELSADYKLLLNQLLELGYTVLSVTIDGKRGLQKVFKDFPLQMCHFHQAKTVRRYITKRPRLQAGKDLKKIMYRLTQTNEKKFTKKLDEWYETYKNFIEEKSINNDTGKSYYTHQKVRAAYRSLRANLSYLFTRNKYKNILPQENQTTISKV
- a CDS encoding FAD-dependent oxidoreductase, producing MQNSDIVIIGGGVAGLIAGIELIKSGKSVTILEKESTVGGQCKTEVLKVGDKEFRFDYGGHRFITNNQKLLNFVEEILDDDLLTSQRSSVILHQNRVYEYPLNLKNLLRVAPIKLLIGASFDTIKIILKITPRDDTNFKTWISSRFGKSLYEHFFAPYTKKLWGIKPELLSADWAGQRISLIDLKDVVKKLFAKSKKTARTYAKSYRYPKYGFGQLPLKMAEEFEKLGGKIFVNEEVLSFVVMDNNIDTIRTTNHTFKANKIISTMPLNEMSTKLRFNSGLGFRSLRFLCLGLSIKDFSPHTWQYVSDYNLLPTRIQEPKRRSPFMAPSGESSIMLEIPCNKDDEIWKMNDEKLLEIVKKDLKKLNFDVEDKIIDYFSFTTQHAYTMMDINYNKKRDETIKYLNKFKNLIMAGRQGTFRYIFLDTAMETGLMAADLVLGKNITKEQIYNHRNEKIVIETNNIGE